The Vespula pensylvanica isolate Volc-1 chromosome 3, ASM1446617v1, whole genome shotgun sequence nucleotide sequence GATATAGCTCTGCTTATCggtattatgtattataaattatcaagTTTGAATGACGTCACATAAATCAACCAATCACTGCCAACGTCATGTCATTGTTCTCCTTATGTGACTCACTTCGTTTAGACGAATCTTTCACGAATGAGATCACTCTTTTTATAACTTGGTcttagctctctctctctctctctctctctctctctctctctctctctctctcNNNNNNNNNNNNNNNNNNNNNNNNNNNNNNNNNNNNNNNNNNNNNNNNNNNNNNNNNNNNNNNNNNNNNNNNNNNNNNNNNNNNNNNNNNNNNNNNNNNNctctctctctctctctctctctctctctctctctctctctctctttcttgtgaAATTAGaacgatctttcttctctctttcaattattaatgactttatacatacgtatgtacgtacgatacgtatatacacggtGTCTCGTTTTAAAcgacatattaaaaatatatacgattctATCGGTTCGACAAAACAAATGAAGAATTAAGAGATAGGGGATGAGAGTGAGGTTAAATGTAATACGTATTTCGCAGCCATTTTATAGAGGTCGCTGTTGTCAAGATACAAAAAGTCATagcaattttctttaaatgacaatcgatattttaagtCTAACAAAAGTTATTGTAAAGAATATCAATACGAATTCAACTAGCATCGACGGAATATCCTTTTTTGCccgatatttcatcgaattatttgCGCCTTGAAGTAATCGTCTGCAatgcaattaattttcttgtaaaCTTCTGATAACCAATGAATTTatcaatcaattttcttttctcgtttgtttgtttttttttctttctttctttatatttgttCATACATTTTCGAATGTGTAATCATTTGAAAGGTAATACCAATCAGCAGTAATACTGAATATTATTGCAAggttttgttaaaatttaaagCTTCATAACTcgatgaaaaatcgattaaaatatagtAGGCTGTTGGATTCTCGTTGGATTCATATCCGATACTATCTACAACTTTCGTTAGatttgaaatatcgattttcattatatgcatattaaaaaagaaaaaaaaaaaagaaaaaaaaagaaaaaggttatTGCTTCCGTATTTTGACGATAAAACCCACTCTATGAAATAACTGCAATAGACATTacattttcttcataaaaacctaataaaatttttatttggaacATTTCCTTATAAAACCAATAGGATGGAAGATATCTGGTCATATCGTTTAAGTCGGGACactctttatatacatacgcacacacacgcacgcgcacacatacacacacacacacaagagGTATGCATTATTACAATCTAGTTTGTGATATTTGCAGAATACAAAATGTAGGTGGTGATATAGGTCAGTATGACATTCATTCATAAAACCAGGTCCAATGCAACTTTAGCAAAATCATCATTGGTGTAAGTATTGCCATGTTGCAAGGAACGAGGTCGTGAATAAAGGgaggagaagggaaaggagaacagtatcaagagagaaagagagagaaagagagagagagagagagagagagagagagagagagagagagatggaaatagAGAGTGGGAGAAAAATGGGACAACACGAATATCGGACTCACTTGTATCTCCAACAGCAACTCCGACTTCTTTCGTCTTATGTCTATTAGAATCTTCTGTTGTTCGGGCGTTAGATCtgcaactatatatatatatatatatatatatataaaaaattaataattcaatgatctaacatatatatctatattatacacacccacacacatatacaggtTTAAAGTCTCTAAATTAAAGACCAAAAGTTTCTACGTAttctttaatatcaattattctctttttaaatattttaggctaatttattttagtttgtaacaaatattcttatctttacaaataaaaaaaaaaacaagttgagtctcgaataataattattgatttttataactaTTCAGAAACTTTTCATCTAtcctacacatatatacactaatatcttatataaacaaatgtaATGCATCGTTGTGTTGGATTATAATAGGATTTCTTGGCTTattctgtgtatgtgtgtgtatgtgtaaatatatatattttatatattttatgtaaagaatcgtaataatgtttctatttattgtattataaaaataaatatgttttgtgTAACAAACGaatgggaagaaaaaaaggaaaaagaaaataagaaaaaaaaaaagaagacatttAAAATTTGTCCTCGATGTCATAATCATGTTTGAATATGCTCCTAGCTGGAGATAACAATCTCAAACATCTCGAATGGATTGGATTACTTAATTACGTCGAGTAGCGGTAATTAAAACTCTACGGGTATCGCATTTTTTTCCGAATCAGCATGTTCGTGCTTATGTAAACGTAAAAAAGTTAAGAAGACCGTAAGTTAAGCGAAAAGTTATTTTCACTTAATGTTGACCAATTATTTTTGCTTATCTGTAGTAGGAAGTATCCAATTTTATGTGTCTACATAGTGTTCCATATTTAACTACACGATGCATAACCTATACGTAACTTATTAGTACAATATATAAACTAcatcatgtatgtatatgtgtatgtatatatataacctttATATAACCTATATAATATAGTGAGTTAATAAGTAACGCAAAAATGTTCAATATTTTACTTCTAAGTAAATAACActgtactattattattattttttttattaacaaattttgacATTAACTTTttactaaaattaaaaattgtaatataataaaatgtcgaaatttattaatagtacCGAAATTGATAAtgcaataaattataatataacaaaaactaattacaaaatatatcgaaacgtTTACGAAAGTTCTATGAacgatgtatattatatatccttttttttttttttttttttaaatataaaactacaaatttcgatataatttatcaacgcgataacgacgatattaaaaaataaaatcgtctGTGAAACTGACAATAAGTAATAACAGGAATGAAATCGTTCTTAAGAAACgattaagaaatgaaatacgaACATAAAGGCAAAAGAAGACGCAAGACCATTTCGTTTACAAGATAAACGACAGAAGGTGGATCCACGGTTGATGATAACGAGCATGCACGGGACGGTAGAGGACTCTCATTAGAAGCAATTTAGTGTAAGATCTAAAAATAGGTCCACTTCGAATTAAGGCTGGGGTCGCGCCGGTAGTTTCGCTAAATAAACGCAAATGGGATTAGACGTTGAAATGGGGGAACAAGTGGACAACGGCGTATAGGTTCTCGCGTTTGTCGGGCACCTTGaacctccctccctccctttacATTTCCATTCCccgttcgtttcctttctcggTACCACGATGTGCCATCGTTAATcgttctcttctatctttcctaCTTGTACCATTTGTCTTGGCAAATGCATCGAGAAATGCGACCGCGTTTCACGCTTTTCATAGATGTCTGCTTTACGATAGCCGCCATCTTTGATTTATCATACCATCCCTCATTTGTTTCCGATCGAATATCTAAATAAAGGATCGGCCCAAAGTTTCCaagtgatttaaaaaaatcaatcgctctttctcgagatttcataattaaacTTACGTAAAAATACTTTTGGTCCACCCCATACGAAGAGATAATTGAAtactttgatatttctttcgcAGGAACTTCACGCCAATTCTAAAATGTACTTTTGTGcgtacgcatatatatgtgttgttttttttttttgttttctctatgCAGTCAGTCAACAAATAACAATTCCAACGAACCATACTTTCTTCTCTATGTATGAACGTGCATGAGTGCGCGTGTGCACTCGACCGAGAAGCTCTCtcgagaaagaatgaattcTGTCTACGTAAAGGTAAGGTAGGCTCGCCCCACAGGAAACGTTCGTTCTAACAAAACACCTGCTTCTTTTACGGTGGCGATGGTACCGTATGAATATCCCCTCGTCTCAAACGCACCACAAGAGATTATGTAATTCGAACGGGTACGCTCACCTCTCCTCACCctacttctcttctcttcacttctcttctcttttcttctctttccttctctatatttctcttcgttcagCACAACGAACGGAAAGTTGAGGTTAAGCTAGATTACAAGCCGTCACTGCTGCGGAACAATTAGAAACTGTTGCTTCGCGTTACCCGTTACCGTTAATAAGGTCGATGCTCGACAGAGAGATCGATCTTCATAAATCTTAAAGAATCGTTTAacaaatttcgatcgaacaatTAAAAGACGTCAGTATATTATTATGGTAAGAAGGggtgagaaggagagaaagatgaacgaAGGGTAATAGGGATTTACGGAAAGAAAGTTTCTATTAGGAATAACTTTATTCGTAGAAAGTAAGATGGAGTAGTTCCTTATTGTTTATCAAGCGAGAAATTACAAAAGCTAAAAGTATGATTAATGAACTATAAcgagataattatttctataaggGATTTATGAACCGTGTTATTAAGATTTTTGTTGAAACgtgaaaatgagaaatatttatgaccgtaaagatttcttttctttttctttctttctttctttcttttttttttcttcaaatatccATTGTACTTTCGAGAAAAGTATTAGATGTATCCGACAAAATGGCGAcgatattatttcgtattatttgatttaaaaaatgtaaacggagcaatagtaataatcgattttttttttaagtatcttTTCGTCGGAGTTAATTAAATgtcgtattattaattaaagcaTAACGTATCGTAAGCATATCGTACCCAAAGTCAATCAATTTCGGCCGAGGTAACTTgaatttccttttaattaattagatcgaattattttctttctaattaacttcgatcgtatcgatctGATCAAACTCCGATAATCAATttcatcgaatgaaatttgtcTAAGTTTTCATTTGTCGATTTAAggaattatatttaagaagatctcgaaaaattcatcgtcgacgaaaatttgaaaatataatattatcgtttgCTCAGGTTAAAAATAGcttaattttgttctttatcaatagatataatttctcaacgcaaatgaaaaataaaaaaagaataaaagctCGGAAATGAATTCGTTGTGCCAAAtcgtcaatttctttttttgtttttgttttctttttcttttatttgttgtcttaattctttttttttttctttcttttttccctaaATACAACGGTGTCGAGTAGAACGAAAAGACGCATCGATCCAGTCGCAACTAATCCGTATGCCGCGCACGTGCAAAACCCAAAGCGTGCGTCCATTCAGCGTATTATTATCATACGCGTCGATTACTATTGTAtagtaagaagagagagagagagataaaaagagaagagagagagagagagagagagagaaaaagagagggagagaaagagagaaatatgtatacgtgtatacacgtacgtagTACGTCGTACGTGCTTTCTCAATAGCTTTTAACCGTCAAAGCCACGATAAGAATCAAGACCGTGTCGCATAGCGAACGACTGATTAAGACGATGAGTTGTTATTTAACTTTAAGAGAGTCTTAGTTAtcgagaagataaagaatgaAGAGGGGAAATAATAAATGCGTACGATAGGTCGATGTTATCggaattcgaaaaagaaatattttttcaacgtgaaggcaaagtaaataaagtcaacgatttatttacttttttcattttcacaaaatcaatatttaaaaaattcgacaTTTTTCCAATCAAAATGTAAAAACTCTGATAGGTGTGTACGTGTACACGTCtctgtgcgtatatatgtatgttaatgaaaatattgtctTTCCAATTGGCGAATTGACGATAACAAATTTGGGTTTtcttaaaaagtataattttttttttttttcaaacggtGTTAAACTCATATTGATTTAATGGCTTTTACgtagaaaaaattgattgaaaatatctaacataaaattgattgaaatatctaacataaaaattatcctaaatcataatgaattataataataacaattcaaCGATATCGCGAACGaattaatcgtaattattatataaaaattaatctcgaatataataacaaacaacaagaataataataataataataataataataataataatcaggaTACAATAACAATATCAAAAACTTAATATCCACGAAATTAAAATGGCGGATGATGGCGAAGCAGTCTaagcaataataattaatgaaaaataatatcagtttataaatacgaaaaacTTACGTTAGCTTTAATAACTCCGCTTATAAGTTCTACTCTAAATATTAAACGCGTTCAATTCCAGTGATCAAAGTCGttcatgaatatttcttttcactgGCAGACATTAAACTTCCTGAAACATCTAATTAACCTACAATCCGTAACACATAACGTATAATAACACGGTAatggtatttaaaaaaaagaaaagaaaagaaaagaaaagaaaagaaagaaaaaggaacagaaaaagaaaaagaaaaagaaaaaagaactattgCATTATAtgcctttctttttatcaactCCGCTATAGGTTAGAACCTAACAGACACATTTATAGTAACTACGCCATTTTTAGAATTAGTAAATAAAGGAGTATAAACaacacgaagaagaagacaacgaGGATGATGGTGTTTCGACGTAAACCGATCGGAGACGCGTTCCTAGAAGCGTTTTTGCTCGACTGTCACGagtagtatacatatatcgaggCTTGTACGTGTAccatacaaacatatacacatacatacgtacgtagcaTTCCGTACGTTAGCTGCACAACGCGTCtcaggagagaaagagagagagagagggagcgagagagagagagagagagagagagagagagacaaacaaacTCTAAAGAGCACGACGAGTTCCGAATCACCGAGAGGACATCGACGTCAACGACGTCGTCGTagtagtcgtcgttgtcacGTTTGTCTCTCGCGACATCGTAACTAAAAAAGACAACACGGAAACACAAAGCCATCACCGAGACGAGATTCACCGTTAGTTACCTACTAGAGCGACTTTCCTAACGCCAAAATAACACTAGGTAATCGTTTCCTATATGAAATCTGCATCATCGATtctatatacgtgtgtatgtgtgtgtgtgtgtatgtatggcTGGCTCtgctgtctctctttctctttctgtccttgtctttctttctctctctctctctctctctctctctctctctctctctctctctctctctctctctatctctttctctttttctctcattctaacTCATCGTatcaaaataatcgaaagaacAAATACTCCGAACGTCTTCGTTTCATGAAAGAAAAGTCAACTTTGATTTGACACTTTTtgactcttctttttatttactttctttatctccttctgttatttcttttcactgaatatatacgaagatttgtcgaaagagaaagagaaaaagacaacaagtaaagagaggaagagagagagagagagagagagagagaaaattgtatGAAGGAAGCTTCCCATTCTCCCTGAGAAATCTGAGACACGTATATATCCTTCGTGAATCGAGTCGAAGACGacaggagagagacagagatggagatagaaagatagagagaaagagagatatatacagGGATAGAAAGAACGACAGACGATGACTTCCCTTTGGTTTTGTTTACGAGCGAAAAGGAGACGAGGAAACGCATGGCGCTTGCGCTTTCCCACGGGGAAAGCCTTTCCTCCAGATCTTGGCAGGACCCGAGAGATTCGTTTatgtattcgtattcgtattcgtattcgtattcgtattcgtattcgtaatAGTATttgtattcgtattcgtattcgtgGCGAtccataatatttttctttgaccaATGTAATCTACAATTTTCTTACCTGCCGTGCCAAACTGGTCGACCTGATGAGTACCGGAATGCACTCCCGCACCAGCCAGACCGTCCAGATCCTGCCACATTTCCGTAAGCTCTCGCACTCTCTCCGggcacacgcgcgcacacagaATCTAACCCACCCTCACTCGAACGGCGCCATTTTCACTCTGCGCTCTATCCGAGCGCGTTTATCGTTGCGAGCCGCGTCGATAGTGCTGCCTCTAACGGCGACCGAACGAACTATACAATTCTACGGACATATTTATTGTCTATGTCGATAGTATAGGTTCCGTCGATAATGTAGGTATCGAACGTTAATGAAACATCTCGTTAATTACGAGTCAAGAATCCATTCATTgtgcgttctttttttttttttcttttctttgttgtttttatatctctttttaacgAATTGCGTACACACATGCGTACGGAACTATTGCATTTATCGCGTGAGGTTAGGTGCATCCAGGTGTACACgtgtattaagaaaaatatgtatctataagCGATCGTTTCGATGGTTTTCTATATTTCGGAAATTTCAAcagttttcttcttatctttcgtccctttcctctcctccccctcccccctctctctctccctctttctctcattttctttctcttttcttttttaattaaattgatttaaagTAATATGGAAACATTTGAGAGATTTGCGGATTgatttacatacatttatatataaaagtcgaTATTTATCGGTTTGACGTATCGCGTGATTAGAATGTATCAATATAGTCATCTAACTCTTATCGTATTCAccttttacaataaatttgacctttgaataattaatatgactATGCTAATAAAGGATATGAAACAAAAGATGTAATATTATGATGTTAATAAAGACATGTATATAAACGTTGTAACAATTAACTCCTcgatataatatcgtaattgATATCCAGAGCGTCGAGAAAAATTGTTGCGTTTATCATCCATTTTTTGTAATCGCTGAAGTTCAGTTGCGCTTCAGCCAGTCAACTGAGATGAGTACGACAAGATTTTCGGGAATCAAATTGGGACCTCCAATCGAGGTTTTCGCGCTAACGAAAGCTTTTAACGAGGatacttacaaaaaaaaagttaatttggCTATAGGAggtacgtaaaatatataatcgatatacatatgtgcgtAACGTAATAAGAATGATCGTTGCgtcgtaattattaaaaaaaaaaaaacatatatatatatatacttatatatatgtatatgtatgtcgatattaattaaaaatgaaaaaaaagtgtaattaaatttatcttagTGTACGAgagtttgtattttttttatcttcatgaTTTTGCTCTTGAATGACCTTTATAGTAAATCTATTACATAATCTATGATACtgtatattcataaatacTTTGACAGTTGATACgtgaatatttctcttttttttttttacattaaagaGACCAATCGATCAAATgtcgtaattttatttttagcttATCGTACAACCGAAGGAAAACCATGGGTTCTACCTGTCgtaaaaaaagtagaaaaacaACTTGCGGCAGACGAATTGCAAAATCACGAGTATCTTCCGATATTAGGTTTAGATAGTTTCTGTCAAGCTGCAACAAAAATGTTATTAGGTCCTAACTCTTCGGCTATTGCTCAAGGACGTGCTTTTGGTATTCAAACGCTTTCCGGTACTGGTGCGTTAAGAGTCGCTGCTGAGTGTTTAAGTCGTATCTTAAATTatgatacattttattatagcaAGCCTACCTGGGGTAAGaatcataatttaatttaattgaatatgAACTGTAAATAATAACTCAGACATATTGTATAAATTGATATTGCTCTATAGAAAACCATAAACTTGTATTTTTGAATGGTGGGTTTAAGAATGCTTGCGAATATACATATTGGGATTATGAAAATCGAAGAATCGATCTAGATGGAATGCttaaggatataaaaaatgcTCCAGAAAATTCAGTAATTATTCTTCATGCATGCGCGCACAATCCTACCGGTTGCGATCCTACGCCAGAACAATGGCAAAAGATTGCAGATGTCattgaagaaaatcgattgttCACGATATTTGATAGCGCGTAtcaagtacgtatatatgttacTTGATTAGatgttaaaattttgttatattatcgattatgctataaataaatttttctaggGGTTTGCAACTGGTGATTTAGACAAAGATGCATTTGCTGTACGCATGTTCGCTGAACGCGGAATGGAATTTATTTGTGCTCAAAGTTTTGCCAAAAATTTCGGTCTTTACAATGAAAGAGCTGGTAATATGGTCATAGTAATGTCTGATATAAAAGAAGCAATTGAATTTAAATCTCAAGTGACATTAATTATACGAGCAATGTATAGTAATCCCCCCAACCATGGAGCTCGTATAATATCAACCGTGCTTAACAATCCTGATCTTTGCGAAGAATGGTATGTTTtaaggaatattattttataatatgaaagtccattttaatatcatacattaataatataggaAAGAACATATCCGAACTATGTCTGGAAGAATACAACAGATGCGAGAAGGATTATATCAAAGATTACTCAAGTTGGGAACTCCTGGCACATGGGAACATATAACTACCCAAATAGGAATGTTTTCATATACAGGTCTTAGTGGTATGTTTAagatattactatataaaaaaaataattcatttaagaaaagaaaatttctaaaatatatttaatctaaaTCTACAGAGAGACAAGTCAAGCATTTATTGGATCAGTTTCATATTTATCTACTACGCAGTggacgtataaatatttgtggACTGACAGAGTATAATCTGGATTATGTAGCAGAAGCTATTCATGAAGCAGTAACGCTATTTCCtcagacaaaaagaaattgcacTTGTTGATGCGTATTTTCAGACTTGACAtcatagtataataaatacaaatatcatAACTACAATATCATATAAACTATTCATATTGGTAATgatgttgaaatattataatatttggtATTCTATGAAGTCAagctaaatttttttttgataatagtAACTTCAGTGAAATCTTTGCATTATCTTGTGTTACTGTTCAGTTTCAGAATTTTAGAAATAAGATCTTATGTTCACATCTTACTTTAAAACATAAGATttacatacattattattttatgttgaaAAGTACAAAAGTTATTGTTGATAACAAACGCCGATTGATGTAAACGTAAAAAGTATTTCTACAGAGTATAAATGATACGGATAGCTTTAATATacctataaataaaataaattacaaaatagtCTTTGTAATATAACGTGAAAACGGATAATgtaattaggaaaaaaaaaattgctctGTGTGGCAAAAAAACAAAGGTTGATGTATGAACATAAGGtctatatttaatgaaatttaataattacataacaGACATTACGATGGTGGTCCAACAAAAGAACAGTACAAAGTTAAtgcataattaaatattgaactTTCATACAAATTATGTCCAAGTTTTTGTTATCATAGCATCACtttaatacaaaattcgacattttaaagaaatcattttttttgtcggattagtttttcttttctttttttttttttttacgcataATGGTACATAAAAACTTATTGTTGATTGTG carries:
- the LOC122628078 gene encoding aspartate aminotransferase, cytoplasmic, translating into MSTTRFSGIKLGPPIEVFALTKAFNEDTYKKKVNLAIGAYRTTEGKPWVLPVVKKVEKQLAADELQNHEYLPILGLDSFCQAATKMLLGPNSSAIAQGRAFGIQTLSGTGALRVAAECLSRILNYDTFYYSKPTWENHKLVFLNGGFKNACEYTYWDYENRRIDLDGMLKDIKNAPENSVIILHACAHNPTGCDPTPEQWQKIADVIEENRLFTIFDSAYQGFATGDLDKDAFAVRMFAERGMEFICAQSFAKNFGLYNERAGNMVIVMSDIKEAIEFKSQVTLIIRAMYSNPPNHGARIISTVLNNPDLCEEWKEHIRTMSGRIQQMREGLYQRLLKLGTPGTWEHITTQIGMFSYTGLSERQVKHLLDQFHIYLLRSGRINICGLTEYNLDYVAEAIHEAVTLFPQTKRNCTC